In the genome of Desulfofarcimen acetoxidans DSM 771, one region contains:
- a CDS encoding bifunctional 4-hydroxy-3-methylbut-2-enyl diphosphate reductase/30S ribosomal protein S1 codes for MKIIVADKAGFCFGVKRAIDMANDVVRKRDGPIYSLGPLIHNPQVVDKLAQEGIIAIDDLKEIHAGTVIIRSHGVGPEILSEVYERGLNLINATCPFVSRAQQIARDLYTEGRQVIVVGDKDHPEVQGIVGWANGQALVVQNSLEAEALGAISNAGVLAQTTQPLVNFQQVVDVLKQKTEQLKECNTICHATGERQQAALELARNVDVMVVVGGANSANTGKLANLCRSTGTPAYQIETAGELRVGWFACVEKVGLTAGASTPDWIIEEVKKRMNELGEMNGIEESKEQLEEINSAEEGMQDSVEVKALHNGDIVKGVVVQIGQDEVLVDVGSKSEGFISAKELSSFNINSPDEVVKIGDEIDVFVISAEDNEGRIKLSKTRADAENAWAKLESLLESSEKIEGTVREVVKGGLLVDVGVRAFLPASLVDKGYVEDLSKYVGENITAQVIEINRIRRKVVLSRKAILEEEYANRKEELLNSLQEGQTVSGIVRRITNFGAFVDIGGVDGLLHISEMAWYRVTHPSEIVQVGDEVTVMVLKIDRNADKISLGLKQVLANPWENVDSKYPVGAIVAAKVVRLAPFGAFVQLEPGVEGLVHISHLADHHVEKPEDVVSEGEEVNVKVLSVDTQEKRIRLSIKEVTKKVKEEKPVQNYESNSQGSGEITIGEILGASLKK; via the coding sequence ATGAAGATTATTGTTGCGGATAAAGCAGGTTTTTGTTTTGGAGTAAAAAGAGCTATAGATATGGCCAATGATGTGGTGCGTAAACGGGACGGACCTATTTACTCGCTGGGTCCGCTGATTCATAACCCGCAGGTTGTTGATAAATTGGCGCAAGAAGGCATCATAGCTATTGATGATTTAAAAGAAATACATGCAGGTACCGTAATTATTCGTTCTCACGGAGTGGGACCGGAAATTCTATCAGAGGTCTATGAAAGAGGTTTAAATCTTATTAATGCAACCTGTCCTTTTGTAAGCCGAGCCCAACAAATTGCCAGAGATCTTTATACAGAAGGCAGGCAAGTGATAGTTGTAGGAGACAAGGATCATCCTGAGGTTCAAGGTATAGTGGGTTGGGCTAACGGTCAAGCCCTGGTAGTTCAGAATTCTCTGGAAGCTGAGGCACTGGGGGCAATATCCAATGCAGGTGTCCTGGCACAAACGACTCAACCACTGGTAAATTTTCAGCAAGTGGTAGATGTCTTAAAACAAAAAACTGAGCAGCTTAAAGAATGCAATACCATTTGTCATGCTACCGGTGAAAGGCAGCAAGCGGCACTTGAACTGGCACGCAATGTGGATGTAATGGTAGTAGTGGGTGGAGCAAACAGCGCCAATACAGGGAAACTAGCTAATTTGTGCCGCTCTACCGGAACACCGGCTTACCAAATTGAAACTGCCGGAGAGTTACGTGTCGGGTGGTTTGCCTGTGTTGAAAAAGTTGGGCTTACAGCAGGTGCATCAACACCTGACTGGATTATAGAGGAGGTTAAAAAACGCATGAATGAATTAGGCGAAATGAATGGTATAGAAGAAAGTAAAGAGCAACTGGAAGAAATAAACTCTGCTGAAGAGGGTATGCAGGATTCAGTAGAAGTTAAAGCGCTGCACAATGGAGATATAGTAAAAGGGGTTGTAGTGCAAATAGGCCAGGACGAGGTTCTGGTAGATGTTGGGTCAAAGTCGGAAGGTTTTATATCTGCTAAGGAATTATCAAGCTTTAACATTAATTCCCCGGATGAAGTGGTCAAGATTGGGGATGAAATAGATGTATTTGTTATAAGTGCGGAGGATAACGAAGGTAGGATAAAATTATCAAAAACCAGAGCAGATGCCGAAAATGCATGGGCTAAATTGGAGAGCCTATTGGAAAGCAGTGAAAAGATAGAAGGAACAGTGAGAGAGGTTGTTAAAGGAGGTTTGCTGGTAGATGTAGGAGTAAGGGCCTTTTTGCCTGCTTCATTGGTAGATAAGGGTTATGTGGAAGACCTCTCTAAATATGTAGGGGAAAATATAACTGCTCAGGTGATTGAGATTAACCGGATCAGGAGAAAAGTTGTACTTTCCAGAAAGGCTATCTTAGAAGAGGAATATGCTAATCGCAAGGAAGAGCTGCTGAATTCCTTACAGGAGGGCCAAACAGTAAGTGGTATAGTTAGAAGAATTACTAATTTCGGCGCTTTTGTTGATATCGGAGGTGTTGACGGTCTTTTACACATATCTGAAATGGCCTGGTACAGGGTTACTCATCCTTCAGAAATTGTTCAGGTAGGTGATGAAGTAACTGTTATGGTATTAAAGATTGACCGCAATGCAGATAAGATTTCACTGGGATTGAAACAAGTTTTAGCCAATCCCTGGGAAAATGTTGATTCCAAGTACCCTGTGGGAGCGATTGTAGCGGCAAAAGTTGTTCGTTTAGCACCCTTTGGCGCCTTTGTTCAATTAGAACCAGGTGTAGAAGGTTTGGTACACATTTCCCACTTGGCAGATCATCATGTTGAAAAACCTGAGGATGTTGTGAGTGAGGGTGAAGAAGTTAATGTGAAGGTTTTAAGCGTTGACACACAGGAAAAGCGTATTCGTCTCTCCATTAAAGAAGTGACCAAGAAAGTTAAAGAAGAAAAACCGGTACAAAACTATGAAAGCAATAGCCAAGGTTCAGGAGAAATCACTATTGGTGAAATTTTAGGAGCCAGTCTAAAAAAATAA
- a CDS encoding DUF3189 family protein — MQTIIYYSCNYSPLALVMAARKTGLLHDERGLYVSDLKQIVLLNSKGTRDRLIFVGLDKDNNRIYALSGCGPRELILRFINSFISLCGKNGNNFTITDCSNSINPILSLSWYFFQKNIFGFFGEIVCHLINKSYIGASAAIKKS; from the coding sequence ATGCAAACAATAATATATTACAGCTGCAATTATTCGCCTTTGGCGCTGGTTATGGCTGCCCGAAAAACCGGTCTGCTCCATGATGAAAGAGGTCTGTATGTTTCTGATTTGAAGCAAATTGTACTTCTTAATTCAAAAGGAACCAGGGACCGGTTAATTTTTGTAGGTTTAGACAAGGATAATAATAGAATTTATGCTTTAAGCGGATGTGGGCCAAGAGAATTAATATTAAGGTTTATAAACAGCTTTATCAGTTTATGTGGTAAAAATGGTAATAATTTTACTATAACCGATTGCTCCAACAGTATAAATCCAATACTTTCCCTCAGTTGGTATTTTTTCCAAAAAAATATCTTCGGGTTCTTCGGAGAAATTGTCTGCCACTTGATTAACAAAAGTTATATCGGTGCTTCTGCAGCAATTAAAAAGTCATAA
- the aroF gene encoding 3-deoxy-7-phosphoheptulonate synthase: protein MRALPPFKLVSREHQREDTVIDLGSCTIGGEQLLIIAGPCAVESKEQVMTTAEGLKNIGVQVMRGGAYKPRTSPYSFHGLREEGLKILAEAAQIYDLMVITEVVDVRDLDLVSHYSHIIQIGSRNMQNFTLLSEVGLSNKPVLLKRGFAATIEEWLLAAEYVISAGNKQVILCERGIRTFETYTRNTLDISAVSALKTLSHLPVIVDPSHATGRKEMVPSVSKASIAAGADGLMIEVHPKPEEALCDGFQSLNIEEMSFLKLELEKVALAVNRKIL, encoded by the coding sequence GTGCGTGCCTTGCCTCCCTTTAAACTGGTGAGTCGGGAGCATCAAAGGGAAGATACTGTTATTGATCTGGGTAGTTGCACCATAGGCGGCGAGCAGCTCTTAATCATAGCCGGGCCCTGTGCTGTAGAGAGCAAAGAACAGGTAATGACTACTGCGGAGGGCCTTAAAAATATTGGTGTGCAGGTTATGCGCGGGGGTGCCTATAAACCAAGGACATCACCATACTCTTTTCATGGCCTTAGAGAAGAAGGTTTAAAGATTCTGGCCGAGGCTGCCCAGATCTATGATTTGATGGTTATAACAGAAGTAGTAGATGTTCGTGATCTGGATTTAGTAAGTCATTACAGCCATATAATCCAAATTGGCAGCAGAAATATGCAAAATTTCACTCTATTGTCCGAGGTCGGTCTTTCCAACAAACCTGTTTTACTAAAAAGAGGCTTTGCAGCCACTATTGAAGAATGGCTTTTGGCTGCCGAATATGTTATATCTGCCGGGAACAAACAAGTAATTCTTTGTGAAAGAGGCATCCGAACTTTTGAAACCTACACCAGGAATACTCTGGATATCAGCGCTGTTTCGGCCTTGAAAACACTTTCTCACTTACCTGTTATAGTGGATCCCAGCCATGCTACAGGCCGTAAAGAGATGGTTCCCTCAGTGTCAAAGGCTTCCATAGCCGCAGGCGCGGACGGTTTGATGATCGAAGTGCACCCAAAACCGGAGGAGGCCTTGTGTGACGGTTTTCAGTCACTGAATATTGAAGAAATGTCTTTTTTAAAATTAGAATTAGAAAAGGTTGCTCTCGCGGTAAATCGTAAAATTCTATAA
- a CDS encoding DUF512 domain-containing protein, with protein MGQRGLQIVQVLPGSIAEEVGLEPGDMVLSINDMPVPDIIEYRYLIADEELYLHIIKQNQEDWVLEIEKDYEDDLGLDFGDNAFGSTKRCQNKCIFCFVDQMPPEMRKTLYIKDDDYRLSFWQGNFITLTNLKPEDMERIVAQKLSPLYVSVHSTDPELRQRILGNPRAGKIMEQLTFLAAGGIEVHAQIVLCPEINDGTYLKNTVKDLAALWPQISSIAVVPVGLTRYCRNSLVRSYTPNEARQVISFISEIQNKFLKQYNNPLVFASDEFYLLAGLPIPVAANYAGFPQIENGIGLTRLFLDKWLELVPSLPTGLQKTRRVTLISGVLASSILAQVVDRLNMIDNLEVCLRVVVNKFFGEQVTVAGLLTASDLEAALAGDDLGDLLILPSVMLKAGEQIFLDDISLAKLAGRLKIPIAAVDGPADMIRVILQSPEKLP; from the coding sequence ATGGGTCAGCGGGGTTTACAAATTGTCCAAGTACTGCCTGGCAGTATTGCTGAAGAGGTTGGACTGGAGCCGGGAGACATGGTATTAAGTATTAATGATATGCCAGTACCAGATATTATTGAGTATCGCTACTTGATTGCTGATGAGGAATTATACCTGCATATAATTAAGCAGAATCAAGAAGACTGGGTTCTGGAAATAGAAAAAGATTATGAAGATGATCTGGGGTTGGATTTTGGAGATAATGCTTTTGGATCAACTAAGCGCTGTCAGAATAAATGTATTTTTTGTTTTGTGGATCAAATGCCACCGGAGATGAGAAAAACACTCTATATTAAGGATGATGATTACAGGTTGTCTTTTTGGCAGGGTAATTTTATTACCTTGACCAATTTAAAGCCGGAGGATATGGAAAGAATCGTTGCACAAAAGCTCAGCCCTCTTTATGTATCGGTTCATTCAACTGACCCGGAATTGCGGCAAAGGATTTTGGGCAATCCCAGGGCAGGTAAAATAATGGAGCAATTAACCTTTTTGGCTGCCGGGGGGATTGAAGTACATGCACAAATAGTGCTGTGTCCGGAAATCAATGACGGAACATATCTAAAAAATACTGTAAAGGATCTCGCAGCTTTATGGCCTCAAATCAGCTCAATAGCTGTTGTTCCCGTCGGTTTGACCAGGTATTGCCGGAATTCTTTAGTGAGATCTTATACGCCTAACGAGGCCAGGCAGGTTATTTCCTTTATATCCGAAATACAAAATAAATTTCTTAAGCAGTATAATAATCCGCTTGTTTTTGCCTCAGATGAGTTTTATCTTCTGGCAGGATTGCCAATACCGGTTGCTGCTAATTATGCAGGTTTCCCTCAAATTGAGAACGGGATTGGGTTGACCAGGTTATTTTTGGATAAGTGGTTAGAATTAGTTCCTTCCCTGCCAACTGGCTTGCAGAAAACAAGACGTGTTACCCTGATTTCAGGGGTTCTGGCCTCATCTATTCTGGCTCAGGTTGTTGACAGGCTAAATATGATAGACAATCTGGAAGTTTGTTTGCGCGTGGTGGTTAATAAGTTTTTCGGTGAGCAAGTTACTGTGGCAGGACTTTTAACCGCAAGTGATTTAGAGGCCGCTCTGGCGGGAGATGATTTGGGAGATTTGCTCATTTTGCCCTCAGTTATGTTAAAAGCAGGTGAGCAAATCTTTCTGGATGATATTAGTCTTGCCAAACTGGCAGGAAGACTGAAAATACCCATTGCAGCAGTTGACGGGCCTGCTGATATGATTAGAGTAATATTACAAAGCCCCGAAAAGCTACCTTAG
- a CDS encoding DUF1614 domain-containing protein yields MTRFPIGITALFIVSILIYLGLAQRVLDRMRLSDKEALALIAAIIIGSFISIPIPIGRFATSVNLGGAVVPVGLALYLLSKAGTAKEWLRALVATAITAFAVYYLAALINSGISEPAGKYAFMDAIYLYPLVGGLVAYLAGRSRRSAFISATLGVLVVDIIHYFWLVSAGAPAGTPVNIGGAGAFDAIVLSGVFAVLLAEIIGEFRERLQGGPKVKGRSDELLAGLRKPGVEQDKFTAKKEINRPDQGEEVSKDE; encoded by the coding sequence ATGACAAGGTTTCCAATTGGCATTACAGCCCTGTTTATTGTATCCATTTTAATATATCTGGGACTTGCGCAAAGAGTGTTGGACCGGATGAGATTATCTGATAAAGAAGCACTGGCACTTATTGCAGCAATTATTATAGGCAGTTTTATTAGTATTCCTATACCAATTGGGCGTTTTGCCACATCTGTCAATCTGGGTGGAGCAGTGGTTCCGGTAGGGCTGGCTCTATACCTTTTAAGTAAGGCCGGTACAGCTAAAGAATGGCTGAGAGCATTGGTTGCCACAGCTATTACAGCATTTGCAGTTTATTACCTGGCGGCGTTAATTAATTCCGGCATCAGTGAACCGGCGGGGAAATACGCTTTTATGGATGCCATATATCTCTATCCTCTGGTAGGAGGTCTGGTTGCTTATTTGGCCGGACGCTCGCGGCGTTCCGCTTTTATTTCAGCAACCCTCGGAGTACTGGTTGTCGATATAATTCATTATTTCTGGTTAGTATCAGCCGGGGCACCGGCCGGTACACCTGTAAATATCGGCGGAGCGGGAGCTTTTGACGCCATTGTTTTATCCGGTGTGTTTGCGGTACTTTTAGCGGAAATTATCGGTGAGTTTAGGGAAAGACTGCAGGGAGGACCAAAAGTTAAAGGCAGATCAGATGAGTTGCTGGCGGGTTTAAGAAAACCCGGTGTTGAGCAGGATAAATTTACTGCTAAAAAGGAAATCAACCGTCCGGACCAGGGTGAGGAGGTTTCGAAGGATGAATAA
- the cmk gene encoding (d)CMP kinase — protein MIDNMSIAIDGPAGAGKSTVARLLAEKLGLLYIDTGAMYRTLTLSVLREQLDLSDEDRITKLAGALNIKLSNQPLDNKVFLNGEDVTEAIRQPEVSRNVALIARMPAVRQIMVNIQQSLAEKGKVVMEGRDIGNKVLPGATYKFFLTASPEERAKRRYRELIEKGYEVSLNDLVRDITERDNTDRTRLTDPLIPAPDAIIIDSTNMSLVEVTNNIIKLIAAGNNGGTSE, from the coding sequence TTGATAGATAACATGAGCATTGCTATAGACGGGCCTGCCGGTGCGGGTAAGAGTACCGTAGCCAGGCTGCTGGCAGAAAAATTAGGTTTGCTTTACATAGATACCGGGGCCATGTATCGTACCTTAACCTTATCTGTACTGAGAGAGCAGCTAGACTTGTCCGATGAGGACAGGATAACAAAATTGGCAGGAGCGTTAAATATTAAGCTTTCCAATCAACCTCTGGATAATAAAGTTTTTTTAAACGGTGAGGATGTTACTGAGGCTATTAGACAGCCTGAAGTTTCCCGTAATGTAGCTTTAATTGCCAGGATGCCCGCAGTTCGTCAAATTATGGTTAATATACAGCAATCCCTGGCTGAAAAGGGTAAAGTGGTGATGGAGGGACGGGATATTGGCAATAAGGTTTTACCCGGTGCCACATATAAATTTTTTCTAACCGCTTCGCCCGAGGAGAGGGCTAAGCGCAGGTACAGAGAATTAATAGAAAAAGGTTACGAGGTTAGTTTAAATGACTTAGTGCGGGATATAACAGAACGAGATAATACTGACAGAACCAGGTTGACTGACCCGCTCATTCCGGCTCCTGACGCCATAATTATTGACAGCACAAATATGAGTCTGGTAGAGGTAACTAATAATATTATAAAACTTATTGCTGCCGGCAATAACGGGGGTACCTCTGAATGA
- the spoIIP gene encoding stage II sporulation protein P: MNKIFKISVLSLALLGIALLSFSVISPNKSIPTWNISSVFSKDYPDHLTDKAMVILDQNNQEISRAARNVSTGDEIYKPDGKSYKVVRVEGEKAYAKYLGRDKELVAWQEFFNNYEVPVTSKTEKDNVGIYHTHTDESYVPTDGKAAIPFKGGIYQVGSALVNSLKSNDTNVIWDKTPHDPHDNNAYIRSRRTATNLMKNNPVAIFDVHRDGIPDPDYYKKQVSGQTVAQLRLVIGRQNPKVSSNTDFAKRLMAYANKVHPNIVKEIYMGKGNYNQDLMSTALLVEAGTHTNSKVEAEKGISMLADAVPVVLGVNKPAKPEPTGATGSWKALGWILAITILGAGAFLIIGSGSLKNAGTRLRKFGGNEMANYFGPPYMLKKPVHKKIVTEDKKELTKDKDKTDALDLEVLKNAHDDISKD, from the coding sequence ATGAATAAAATCTTTAAAATTAGCGTTCTAAGTCTGGCGTTGTTAGGTATAGCTCTTTTGTCATTTTCGGTAATTTCTCCAAACAAGAGCATTCCGACCTGGAATATAAGCTCTGTTTTCAGTAAAGATTATCCCGATCATTTGACGGATAAAGCAATGGTTATTCTGGATCAGAATAACCAGGAAATAAGCAGGGCTGCCCGCAATGTGTCCACAGGAGATGAGATTTACAAGCCGGACGGTAAAAGTTATAAAGTGGTGCGGGTGGAAGGTGAAAAAGCCTATGCCAAGTATTTGGGCCGCGATAAAGAATTAGTGGCCTGGCAAGAATTTTTTAATAATTATGAGGTACCTGTAACCTCTAAGACAGAAAAGGATAATGTGGGAATTTATCACACCCATACCGATGAATCTTATGTACCGACAGACGGGAAGGCCGCTATCCCTTTTAAGGGAGGCATTTACCAGGTTGGCAGCGCTTTGGTGAACAGTCTGAAATCAAACGATACCAATGTTATATGGGATAAAACACCTCATGATCCTCATGACAATAACGCTTATATACGTTCGAGAAGAACAGCCACCAATCTAATGAAAAACAATCCTGTGGCTATATTTGATGTACACAGGGACGGCATACCGGACCCTGACTATTATAAAAAACAGGTTAGCGGACAAACTGTGGCCCAACTGCGCCTGGTTATCGGCAGACAAAATCCTAAAGTAAGTTCTAATACAGATTTTGCAAAAAGGTTAATGGCCTATGCCAATAAAGTACATCCAAATATTGTTAAGGAAATTTATATGGGCAAAGGCAATTACAATCAAGATCTCATGTCAACAGCCTTATTAGTGGAGGCAGGTACACATACCAACAGTAAAGTCGAAGCTGAAAAAGGAATTTCCATGCTTGCGGATGCCGTACCTGTGGTTTTAGGAGTCAATAAACCCGCCAAGCCGGAACCTACAGGCGCAACCGGAAGCTGGAAAGCGCTGGGCTGGATTTTAGCCATTACCATCCTTGGTGCCGGAGCATTTTTGATTATCGGTTCCGGCAGCCTTAAAAATGCCGGTACCAGGTTGCGTAAATTTGGCGGCAATGAAATGGCCAATTATTTTGGGCCGCCATATATGCTGAAAAAACCTGTACATAAAAAAATAGTGACGGAAGATAAAAAAGAACTGACAAAAGATAAAGATAAGACAGACGCACTTGATCTTGAAGTGCTGAAAAACGCTCATGATGATATAAGCAAAGACTGA
- a CDS encoding lysophospholipid acyltransferase family protein encodes MIYQTSKFLCTAVLKILRRWQIQGLGNLPAKGGFLIVSNHTSYWDPLAVGCAIKPRIYYMAKAELFKIPVFRELITSFGAFPVHREKADRQAIRMALKLLKEGKVVGIFPEGTRSHSGELLQPHLGAAMLALKSQVPVVPVAVLDSKGIFRRLKLNIGKPFYIGNRQSDQTPKEIIEAGTEQIMSEISHLMQLK; translated from the coding sequence ATGATTTATCAAACCAGTAAATTTCTCTGTACTGCTGTTTTAAAAATTTTACGCCGCTGGCAAATACAAGGTTTAGGTAATTTACCCGCTAAAGGAGGCTTTCTGATAGTATCCAATCATACAAGTTATTGGGACCCTCTCGCCGTTGGTTGCGCTATCAAGCCTAGAATATACTACATGGCCAAAGCTGAGTTGTTTAAGATACCGGTATTTAGAGAATTGATCACGTCTTTTGGAGCTTTTCCGGTACACAGGGAAAAAGCCGATCGTCAAGCTATTCGTATGGCCTTAAAATTGCTTAAAGAAGGCAAGGTGGTGGGAATTTTTCCCGAGGGGACAAGAAGTCATTCCGGAGAATTATTGCAGCCGCATTTAGGTGCGGCTATGCTGGCCTTAAAATCCCAGGTACCGGTCGTGCCGGTAGCGGTTTTAGACTCCAAGGGTATATTTCGCAGGCTTAAACTTAATATAGGCAAGCCATTTTATATAGGAAACCGGCAATCAGATCAAACGCCAAAAGAAATTATTGAGGCCGGAACTGAACAAATCATGTCTGAAATTTCTCATTTAATGCAATTAAAATAA
- a CDS encoding DUF3189 family protein — translation MKIIYHCFGGAHSSVTAAAIHLGQLPEDTIPNGSEFTKLAFYDVQKRITHGNLYLSGIDSGNNQIYILGRRGKSQAVSNLAEDLMRALGADKENIMLVNAAKHVNLTMRIGGLLSRHLGMVKWGRPIVIWGTQKAYPYLADLVKNVRLKVASDSCKQ, via the coding sequence ATGAAAATAATATATCATTGTTTCGGAGGAGCTCACTCATCCGTTACTGCTGCGGCTATTCACCTTGGACAACTGCCTGAGGATACTATACCAAATGGCAGTGAATTTACAAAATTGGCATTCTATGATGTACAAAAAAGAATTACCCACGGCAATTTATACTTGTCAGGTATTGACAGCGGCAATAATCAAATATATATCCTTGGCAGGCGTGGCAAGTCACAAGCAGTAAGTAATCTGGCTGAAGATTTAATGCGAGCCTTAGGTGCTGATAAAGAGAATATTATGCTGGTTAATGCGGCAAAGCATGTAAACCTAACTATGAGAATCGGAGGGTTGCTTTCAAGGCATCTCGGTATGGTAAAGTGGGGAAGACCTATAGTTATTTGGGGTACTCAAAAAGCCTATCCTTACCTGGCCGATTTGGTAAAAAATGTTAGACTAAAGGTGGCCTCCGATTCATGCAAACAATAA